Proteins encoded together in one Triticum dicoccoides isolate Atlit2015 ecotype Zavitan chromosome 7B, WEW_v2.0, whole genome shotgun sequence window:
- the LOC119338317 gene encoding probable gamma-aminobutyrate transaminase 4: METPRGLLQSDASADQVASERSDSVQQHGVDKEHAMLAPFTAGWQTAISPTLIIERSEGCYIYDANGNKYLDALAGLLSTALGGSEPRLVKAATEQLNKLPFYHSFYNHTTRPSLDLANELISIFTARQMGKVFFTCSGSEANDSQVKLVWYYNNALGRPKKKKIIARSQSYHGTTYISASLSGLPTLHQDFDLPGNFVLHTDCPHYWRFHLPGETEEEFATRLANNLENLILKEGPDTIAAFIAEPVIGAGGVILPPKTYFEKIQEVVKKHDILFIVDEVITGFGRLGAMFGSDLYDIKPDLVSLAKALSSAYAPIGAILVSREISDVIYSHSNKLGTFAHGFTYSGHPVSCVVALEALKIYRERDIPGHVAHVAQRFQEGIKAFAAKSPIIGETRGVGLLIATEFTDNKSPYDLFPFEWGIGETFGAECKKRGMVVKVLGNLIAMSPPLIITLEEIDKLVSIYGEALKVTEERVAECKAKKE; this comes from the exons ATGGAGACTCCTCGTGGCCTACTCCAGTCAGATGCCTCGGCCGATCAGGTGGCTTCCGAACGGTCAGACTCTGTTCAACAACATGG GGTTGATAAGGAGCATGCCATGCTGGCACCGTTCACAGCCGGATGGCAGACCGCAATCTCGCCGACATTGATTATCGAGAGATCTGAG GGCTGTTATATTTATGATGCCAACGGAAACAAGTATCTGGATGCCCTTGCAGGATTATTGTCTACAGCTTTAG GTGGTAGTGAGCCTCGATTAGTCAAAGCTGCAACAGAGCAATTGAACAAGCTGCCTTTCTACCACTCCTTTTATAATCATACAACAAGACCCTCTTTG GATCTTGCGAACGAACTTATTAGCATTTTCACTGCCAGGCAAATGGGGAAAGTGTTCTTTACCTGCAGTGGTTCGGAAGCAAATGACTCTCAG GTCAAGCTAGTATGGTATTATAACAATGCATTGGGGAGGCCAAAGAAGAAGAAAATCATTGCACGATCACAATC GTATCATGGGACAACATACATATCAGCTAGTCTATCTGG TCTTCCTACGTTGCACCAAGACTTTGATCTGCCAGGAAATTTTGTTCTACACACAGACTGCCCTCACTACTGGCGTTTTCACCTCCCTG GTGAGACGGAAGAAGAATTTGCAACTAGACTTGCCAATAATTTAGAGAATCTTATCCTCAAAGAAGGACCAGACACG ATTGCTGCCTTCATTGCTGAACCTGTGATTGGTGCTGGTGGTGTCATCCTGCCTCCAAAAACATATTTTGAGAAG ATTCAAGAAGTTGTTAAGAAGCATGACATCCTTTTCATAGTTGATGAG GTCATTACAGGATTTGGAAGGTTGGGGGCTATGTTTGGATCTGATTTGTATGACATCAAACCAGATCTTGTTTCCTTGGCAAAG GCTCTTTCTTCTGCATATGCCCCCATTGGAGCAATACTTGTTAGCCGGGAAATATCAGATGTAATTTATTCTCATAGCAATAAGCTTG GTACATTTGCTCATGGATTTACATACTCTGGACATCCTGTTTCATGTGTTGTGGCTTTAGAAGCATTAAAAATTTATCG GGAAAGAGATATTCCTGGTCATGTAGCACATGTTGCACAAAGATTCCAGGAGGGGATCAAGGCCTTTGCAGCCAAAAGTCCAATTATTGGGGAG ACGCGTGGTGTAGGATTGCTGATAGCAACAGAGTTCACTGACAACAAATCACCATATGATTTATTCCCTTTTGAGTGGG GCATAGGTGAAACATTTGGGGCGGAGTGTAAGAAACGTGGTATGGTGGTTAAGGTTCTTGGGAACTTGATAGCGATGTCCCCACCACTGATAATAACCCTTGAAGAAATTGATAAA CTGGTGAGCATATATGGAGAAGCCCTAAAGGTCACAGAGGAAAGAGTAGCGGAGTGTAAAGCCAAGAAGGAGTAG